CGGCATCACAACCACATTCCTTCGAGACATAACCAATTTCCTTGAGCACAGTGCGTGCGGTTTGATCGAAATTAATCCAACCTTCAGTTGTAATTTCACCAGCAATCAAAACCATTCCGGTTTTAATTAAAGTTTCACAAGCGACACGACTATTTGGGTCCTGTTTAAGTAAGGTATCGAGCACTGCATCGCTGATTTGATCTGCAACTTTATCAGGATGCCCCTCAGAAACTGACTCCGAAGTAAATACTAGGCTTTTAGACATAACTTTCTTGTCCTTCTTAATAATTGTTTTTTTAGGATTTTTTGCCATTGAGGACTGAGGGTTCCTCGATATTTAAAGTCTTGTAACTAAAAATACCGAACTCTGCAAGAGGCAATGTTTCTATGAATTTTATGCCTTAATATCACGGTGCATAATTTGAAGGATTTTGAAATTATGCTCGTAAAGCAACTGTGCCAGCGTCTCGGTTAATGCTACTGAGCGGTGCTGACCTCCGGTACATCCCAAGCCAATCCTTAGATAGCGCTTACCCTCCTGACGGTAACGAGGAATTAGAAAGGCAAGAAAATCAAGGTAGCGCTTCAAAAATTCCTGAGCATCGGGCACAGCTAATACATAATTCGCAACTTCTGCATTCCGTCCGTCAAGCTCGCGTAGCTCAGGAACGAAATGTGGATTGGGTAAAAATCTCACATCAAGCATCAAGTCTAAGTCCTGAGGAATGCCGTGCTTAAATCCAAAGGAGACAAGGGTGATTTCTGGTCGCGTTTCTGCATCCCTGGTGTCCTCAGCAAATAGTGACTCGATGTGATTACGTAGTTGATGTGGAGAGAATGAGCTCGTATCAACCACGCGGTCAGCAATCGAGCGAAAGTCGGCAAGTAATTCGCGTTCGCGCTGAATTGCGCTGGGGATACAATCGCAACACTCTGATTCAATCAAGGGATGTGGTCTACGAGTTTCTTGAAATCTTCGACATATTACATCGTCATGGGCATCGAGAAAAATTACTTCCGTAACTGCGCCCCGGGCGCGGATTGACTCAAGTGCGGTTTTGAGAATTTTCAATTCAATTGCGGTGCGCGAATCAAGCAATAAGGCAAAATGCCCTTGAATCGAATTGGTAAGATAATGTTGAACGAAGTCCTGAAATAAAGGACCCGGTAAATTATCCACACATGAATAACCCAGGTCCTCGAGTGTATGTAATGCCGTGGTCTTACCCGATCCGGAGAGACCACTGAGCAGTATTAATTCTGGTTTAGGCATCAGCAACAGTTACTTGCACATGGCGATGACTCTGCATGCGCTCTTTTTCCTTACGTAATTGCGTAGAAACCATATCTACGGCTTTATCAATTGCCGAATATAAGTCACTAGTTGTTGCCTTACAAGAATGATCGTGCCCACGTGTATGGAAAATCACTTCGGCCGTATGGTCTCGTTTCTCCACGGAGAGAATAATATGCACATTCGCCTCACCACTAATAAATCTCTCAAATCTGCTTTTTACTTTTTCCGATGCATAACTTTTAAGTGCTTCTGTTGATTCGGTATGGCGGAAAGTTACGGAAGTATTGATTAATGGATTTGGTCGAGACATGATTACATCCTCCTACTCTTATTAATATCT
The window above is part of the bacterium genome. Proteins encoded here:
- the rapZ gene encoding RNase adapter RapZ, which produces MPKPELILLSGLSGSGKTTALHTLEDLGYSCVDNLPGPLFQDFVQHYLTNSIQGHFALLLDSRTAIELKILKTALESIRARGAVTEVIFLDAHDDVICRRFQETRRPHPLIESECCDCIPSAIQRERELLADFRSIADRVVDTSSFSPHQLRNHIESLFAEDTRDAETRPEITLVSFGFKHGIPQDLDLMLDVRFLPNPHFVPELRELDGRNAEVANYVLAVPDAQEFLKRYLDFLAFLIPRYRQEGKRYLRIGLGCTGGQHRSVALTETLAQLLYEHNFKILQIMHRDIKA
- the raiA gene encoding ribosome-associated translation inhibitor RaiA, whose product is MSRPNPLINTSVTFRHTESTEALKSYASEKVKSRFERFISGEANVHIILSVEKRDHTAEVIFHTRGHDHSCKATTSDLYSAIDKAVDMVSTQLRKEKERMQSHRHVQVTVADA